A window of Malania oleifera isolate guangnan ecotype guangnan chromosome 2, ASM2987363v1, whole genome shotgun sequence genomic DNA:
ttCAACAGTttgaaagtggtaagaaaacaattctagtatagtatatgttgatgatataatcctaaccaGAGATAatacagtggagatggaaagattgaagaaagtcctaactgttgagtttgaagttaaagacctgggACAAATGCGATATTTCTTAGGAATGGAAGTTGTTAGATAAAAAAAGGGTGtcagtgtctctcagcgaaagtacaTCCTTGATCTCCTAACTGAAATTGGCATGCTTGAATGCAAACCTAGTAAAACCTCGATTAAAGCAGTAAAGAGGGTCGAAGAATGcggaataccagttgaaaaggagaggtatcagaaattggttggtaaactaatttaTCACATATTGGACCCAACATTGCATTtgcggtaagtgtggtaagccaacacatgcattcactgAAAAAGGCTCACCTAGATGCTGTGTACAAGATCCTCAGGTATCTTAAAGGCTTTCCaagcaaaggactcttcttcaagaaatgtgaaagcaaggaagtataAATTTTCAAAGATGCGGATAGGGTAGGATTagcggaagatagaaggtctaccactggatattgcacctttgtataaggaaatttggtaacttggaggagaaaaaaacagaatgtagtggctcgaagtagtgATGAAGTAGAATTCAGGgcagttgcacaagggatatATGAATGACTAtggttacgaaaactcttggaagaattacagaTCCCAATGAAATCCCCCATCAAattctattgtgacaacaaagcagtcatcagtatctctctcaatctagttcaacatgataggactaagCATGTAAaagtggaccgacattttatcaaagagaaggttgaagaatGAACCATCTGTATAACTTATGCAACTACCAAAGAACAAACTGCAGACATCTTTACCAATGGGTTAGCCGGACAGAGTTTTGATAATTTCATCTGCAAGctggatatgatcaatatctatgatccaacttgagggggagtgttgaaatTCCAAGTATCTTGAAGTATTTTAGGGAAGTATATATGTAAaggattgtatattattgagagagattcttttaggagattgtttccatatttagtttcttttgattgtattataaatattgtatattggtttgtacaaaattatttaagaaatatagaaattccattctattttcattttcctaAAAGAACCAACAAAATTGTAAATTTGATGGGAATGGTTCATTGCTTTTTTgagtttgttttgttttgttttcttttgttttgttttgttttttgttttatcaAAATCTTATAATCTCTACTAATGCCATTTGACACGAGTTCATTGTCATTATGGGCTCCCGTGGCAGGCTTGTCTGAACAAAACAATGTAGGCCTCACGCTGTTTTGCCTACTTAAGGCTAGAGACGTGGACCCGTGATGAGAGAGACTCGTGTTATCAAGCATTTTCTCATAATTTCATTTGATTTCATATCTTTCCTATGTAGATGGTTTTAATATGACATCTACCATTTAAATGAGAGAACAATTCTATTTTGGGGTGGATTGACAAGTTGCAAATATGATGTGAATTAATGACTGatcttctcatttttttttttttttaaaattttaaaagaaggtTCTATTGGGTATTTGCTCCATCTACCACCCACATAAGATCGGCAAATGTTTCTCTCCTTGGTAATATTTATGGATGACACTCAactaataagaaaaaaaaactttaattagAAGAATTTTGAAGACAAGCCAACAGTCCGATGCAAAGTTTGAAtacaattttagaaaatttactatAAATATTTAACAATATGATACAAAAATATAATAGTATGGTTTATTACTCATAAATAAAATCATTACAATCATATATAAAAGCCCATTTCCATGACTTATATATATGGACAAATTTTATAAGGAAACAAAACATAACTTTTTCTCTTAtgaatgtatgtgtgtgtatatatccTCCCCAGTGAAATTAAAGATAAACAATACACCCAATGTTCAATACCAACTAAACCTAAATGAAGACCAATTGTGCAACGGGAGGAAGAAAAACAAAttaaatgaccaaaataccctTTAACAACACCACAAGGACAACTACGTACAACCTTTTGTTTAATGACCATGATTGCCCTCATCCCATGCCACGTGGAAATTATGCAGTTGCGCAGTGGTTGAGAAATTTGCAGGCACCCGGGAAAAGACGAAGGTGCCCCCTTTCTTAAGCAGAGGTGGCAGCGCCTGCACGAGCAAGTTCACGTGGGTGCAAGTACACGTGGAGCCCATTCTTCATGAACAGCGTCAGGGACATCTTCTGCTCCACCCGGTGACCGGGAACCGGAGACAGACGATACCTCAACAGTACGGCCGAAGCCACCGACTTCATCTGCAGGTAAGCCAGGTCCTTCCCCAAGCAAGTCCTCGGTCCAGCATTGAACGCCACGAACTTGTACCCGTCCTTGGGCGGTTCGAACCTGTCCCCACATGCGGACAGCCACCGCTCCGGTCGAAACTCTGAGCAGTCCTCCCCCCACACTGCCTTCATCCTCCCCATTGAGTATATCGAGTAAGTCACCGTCGATCCCGCGGGAACGAACGTCCCGTCAGGCAAAACATCGTCGGAGACCACGTACTTGAAGTCCTCTGGAACAGATGGGTACAGACGCAGCGTTTCTGCCAGCGCCGCTTTTAGATACACCAGCCTATCGGCCTCCTCGAAACCCAACGGCTCCTCCACCCATTTACCCTGATCTGCGCCACGAGTGTCCTTCAGAACCGTCGATATTTCCTTGATGATCTTGCCCTCGACAGCCGGGTGGTTCATGACGAGCCAGAAGAACCAGCTCAGCGCGACGGATGACGTGTCCCGGCCTGCGAGGAGGAAGTTGAGGGCGATGCGCTGGAGGACGGCGCCCGGGAACAGGTTTCCGTTGGCGTCCTTTTTCTTCATGAAGCGGGACAAGAGGTCGTCGGAGGGCGTCTCCTTCCTAGCGGCGATGGCATCATTTAGGTAATTTTCGACAACTTCGAGGTTCTTCTTCAACTTCTCCTCCGCTCCTATTCCAACCGCCTTCTTTACCCGCCACAAGAAACCTGGGTAGAGCAACCGCTGGAGGGTCGCCTCCGTGGCGTTGTCAAACGCGACGCAAAATGGATTATCGTGCAGACCCGGGGTGAGCGTTTCCGGGTCCTTCCCGAAGGTGAGCCCGCAGATGTTGTCGAACGTGAGGCGGAGCAGCAAATCCTGCAAGTCCACGTGGCATTTATCCTTAGCGGCTGTGTCTAAAATGCGCCAGAGGCGGCTCTTGATGGTCCGGTTGACCCAGCGGCCCATGGCGAGTCGGAGGGTCCGGGTGGTAAACTCGAGGGCCGCGGTCTTGCGCTGGAGGAGCCACGTGTCGCCGTCGCTGTTGAAGATGCCGTGGCCGAGGAGGTCGTGGAAGGCGGCCTGCCAAGTGGGGCCCTTAGGGTAGTTGTCGAAGTGGGTGCGGAGGACGTGCTCGATGTTCTTGGGATGGCAGGTGACGGTGTAGAAGGCCTGGCGCCGGGCGAAGAAGGGGAGGGCGACGGTGGTTGTCTGGTAGGTGGCGGAGGGGCCGGTGCGGCGGAGGTTGTCGGCGATCCAGTCATGGATTCTCTGGCGGTTGAGGAAGAGAAAGGGGAGGCTGCCCACCACAGGGAGGACCTTGGGGCCGGAGAGCTTCCGGGCAAGGAAGTAAAACCATATGAGATACGCCGACGCGGTGGCAGCCACGACCAAGGCGACGGAGGAGAGGGTTTCGGGCGCCATATCTATGTATATGAATCGTAAGTAACGATGCAGAACTATGGATTGCTGTATATAGGAATAGAGTAGTGCgaagagagtgtgtgtgtgtgtgtaaattagTAGACATGGTGTATGTACGtgatgataaaatatatatatagtgatcAAATGGAGAAAGCGCAGTGGGGAAGAGGGGATTACTGCTGATTAGGAGGATGGATCGGAGTTGTTAGGAATATTGGGGGTGGAGGAGAAGTGGTCGCAGTTGGGTTGGTAAGCAGGGAGGAGGCTAGCTATGCCCGAGCTTCTACACGAAAGCTGCTATCTGCATGCATGCGTGAAAATCTTTATTACTTGGAGCATGCATGCATGTTAGGCAggtcatatatatatgtatgtatgtatgtatgtgtatgtatatatatgtctGTATGTATGCACTATGGGAGATTACTTATTGACATTCTTCTCATTTCTTTGGATCAAGATTCACACTCAAAACCCGTTGGAAGCTTGGAGGAAGGGGATATTCTGTATAGCTAATACGATATTATAATTTAGAGGTAGGATGAATAATAATGTCATCTTCACTTCTTATGTGGTTTGGATGTTTTTGAATTAATCCTTTAAAAATAGTGGATACTTTCAAAATCTTTTAGGTGAGTTAGtcatttgattaaatataaaAAGTTATTAACGGATATAACTTAATTTATTAACGTCATAGAtgaaataattatataaataataaataatcttaatttatcttttattttattgttactAAATTATTTCCCATCAAGCACAGGGAGGCCTAATTAGTTAGTTAATTAATTTAACTTAATGGCTATTTTTAAGGCACTAAAAAAATTAAGGCTTGCACTGCACAACTAGCTAGAAGTAACTCATCTCcatatatttcacatttttcctctttTCATCCTACGATCAAAATCTAAGATTTTCAAGTTCTGAATtacaaattcaataaaaaaaaatggaaactgGTTAGGTTGGTTTTAAATCATGTTTACTAAAATTGGTTTCCCTACTTATATAATATAGCAATGACATCATAAGTTAAGTCAGCCGGATCAATTTTAACAATATTAATTGAAGGACAGGtacctgtatatatataatttgaaaacACTAATCCTGGGTTTGGGAGAATGCTAAGATTTAGAGTTGTGtcaatttaaataagatataatacaaaatcatgttaaattttgtttaaattaggGGTGGTAAAATAGGTCTAAACTTGATAGGTCACCCGTCGCTCGCCCGCTTAGATTGGGTTTAGGTTTGAGAGGAACAAGCCATTTATATTTAGGGTTAATCTGAATTTGACCCATTTAGTAAACGGTTTGTGTGCGTTTAGGTCGGgtaaccctatatatatatatatataaatatatatatatatatatatatatttgcttttCGTCCCTTTGGCCATCCACTTttaagatgttttttttttttctcaagtgatgtttttttaataaaaaaaattaagtcaattttgataaaatattaaagaaaaaattaaaataaataaattgtatttttaaaatgatttaattCCCAGACTCAATGGTCATAGGGATGGAGCTAGCCATGGTACGTTCGTACGAACTCCATGCAGCGCACGTCTACGCAGCGTCTACCTAATTCTTCCGCgcaagaaaggagagagagagagagagagagagtggttagAGATGGTTTACCCATAATGAGAAATTAGGAgtagaaaaaaatggaaatacAAATATGGAAGGAGGCACGGGAGAGGAAAACTAAGACGAAAGTGCATGAAAATTAGCAATCCATTTTGACGCTCAGTGCTAGTAGTTCTGACTAGAGGAGTTATATGGAAACTTCCTGACCAAGACTACATGAAATCATATAACCAATCGTTCTTAAgggaaaaatattaattaatccACTCCaaattagtgtgtgtgtgtgttctagATTACTTGCATTTCAATTAGCATGGAGATTAATAAAAGTATTAGACATTAGATAAAACAAATTTTTGAGTTATGTTATCAGGTATGCCCGTATTTTAGATagcaaatcaaaattttcaactcTAAGACAGTGTTtgtgtgacaccccgatttttcatattattatattttttttacatcATACTTATCGGACATGTCaacactctgataccatacatatcaccTGACCCGCATTGGGCATCGGCATACCGATcacattatatttcaaatacttattaacagaagacaatatatacatacgtcACAACGAATATACAGACCAGAGTATAATCCATCCAAAAATACATACATCAACAAAcaccccaaaataacaaaattataGGGGAAACATCCATCCCTAGATcaaacactcaccctgtatatcagggtcctTGCTCCACTCTATTGGGGAGCTCTATCGCCAACTCGATCTCGGTTTCCTAACATATTTAATacttggatgagacacatctcaatatgACAGAATAAGTTATTGACAGTGTATGGTAATATGAGTGCGATTACATCAATAAATATTCGGTCATAACATTATTCATCTGATATGATATCTGATATGTGCAAAtagctatataaatataaaacacaactgTTATAAACTTTTTATCCCATTTCCCAGTTCcatttatttttctcatctttcttttatatcagtttatttccattatatcattcttttctcatttatttggCCAATAAGTATCCTCAATAACCTTTCCatatcgtgtctgtaactcatggccatttCTAGTCTGCTATCCAGCCCATGGGTATCCTTTATAATCATAACATGCTGTATCTGTAACCCATGGCTGCCTTGAGAATTTTTCTTCACgccatgcttccctccatgaTCAAGGTTAGACGGCTTGAAGGCTGGATTTAATCGTGGTTGGCCAACTcgattagatcaaataataccatatacctaTTTGTAGTAAC
This region includes:
- the LOC131147674 gene encoding cytochrome P450 86A1, which encodes MAPETLSSVALVVAATASAYLIWFYFLARKLSGPKVLPVVGSLPFLFLNRQRIHDWIADNLRRTGPSATYQTTTVALPFFARRQAFYTVTCHPKNIEHVLRTHFDNYPKGPTWQAAFHDLLGHGIFNSDGDTWLLQRKTAALEFTTRTLRLAMGRWVNRTIKSRLWRILDTAAKDKCHVDLQDLLLRLTFDNICGLTFGKDPETLTPGLHDNPFCVAFDNATEATLQRLLYPGFLWRVKKAVGIGAEEKLKKNLEVVENYLNDAIAARKETPSDDLLSRFMKKKDANGNLFPGAVLQRIALNFLLAGRDTSSVALSWFFWLVMNHPAVEGKIIKEISTVLKDTRGADQGKWVEEPLGFEEADRLVYLKAALAETLRLYPSVPEDFKYVVSDDVLPDGTFVPAGSTVTYSIYSMGRMKAVWGEDCSEFRPERWLSACGDRFEPPKDGYKFVAFNAGPRTCLGKDLAYLQMKSVASAVLLRYRLSPVPGHRVEQKMSLTLFMKNGLHVYLHPRELARAGAATSA